The following coding sequences are from one Anolis sagrei isolate rAnoSag1 chromosome 6, rAnoSag1.mat, whole genome shotgun sequence window:
- the LOC132779529 gene encoding olfactory receptor 14C36-like, whose amino-acid sequence MNNLTSISSFLLLEFSDMRELQILYFFVFLALYLTALIGNLLIITVVAVDSHLHTPMYYFLLDLATLDIGSISVMVPKAMAMSLKNDRSISYAGCVAQVFFYIFFVASGYSVLTIMAHDRYVAICHPLHYERIMHKGACLQMVATGLIASLIYAILHTVGTFGNTFCSNIVNQFFCEIPQLIKLSCSGLSIMEIGVLILSFSIGFGCFIFILRSYVNIFVAVHRIPSSQGQKKAFSTCIPHLTVVTMLVAGGVLAYARSTADSSNLDTVLAVIYIIIPPMSNPFIYSVRNKEVKTALRNLLHVALSY is encoded by the coding sequence ATGAATAACCTTACTTCCATATCCTCTTTTCTGTTGTTGGAATTCTCAGATATGAGAGAACTACAAATCTTATACTTTTTTGTCTTCCTAGCACTCTACTTGACTGCATTAATAGGTAACCTTCTCATTATCACTGTAGTTGCAGTTGATTCCCACCTTCACACTCCCATGTACTACTTCCTATTGGATTTGGCTACGTTGGATATTGGATCAATTTCTGTTATGGTGCCTAAGGCTATGGCTATGTCCCTCAAGAATGACAGGTCAATTTCTTATGCTGGCTGTGTTGCTCAggttttcttttatatattttttgtagcCTCAGGTTATAGTGTCCTAACTATAATGGCTCATGATCGCTATGTTGCAATCTGCCACCCACTTCATTATGAGAGAATCATGCACAAAGGAGCCTGCCTACAGATGGTAGCCACTGGGCTCATTGCTAGTCTTATCTATGCCATATTACACACTGTTGGTACCTTTGGAAATACTTTCTGTTCCAATATTGTCAATCAGTTCTTCTGTGAAATCCCACAATTAATAAAGCTGTCCTGCTCAGGCCTTTCCATAATGGAAATCGGGGTGCTTATCCTGTCATTTAGTATAGGATTTGGGTGCTTTATCTTCATCCTCAGATCGTATGTAAATATCTTTGTTGCTGTGCATAGAATCCCTTCTTCACAAGGTCAGAAAAAAGCCTTCTCCACTTGTATTCCCCACCTCACAGTGGTCACAATGTTGGTAGCCGGTGGGGTCCTCGCCTACGCAAGGTCTACTGCTGATTCTTCTAATTTGGATACAGTTTTGGCTGTGATATATATAATAATTCCTCCGATGTCAAATCCATTCATCTATAGTGTTAGAAACAAAGAGGTCAAGACTGCTTTGCGAAATCTGTTACATGTTGCACTTTCCTATTAA